A stretch of Aureispira sp. CCB-E DNA encodes these proteins:
- a CDS encoding TonB-dependent receptor encodes MKFIPIVFSFFLILIANAALGQAKNYTISGVVTSSESGEVLIGANIYVVSKTWGTITNEYGFYSLTIPKQRDTFFLVVSYIGYQTIKEPIFLNDNTTKNIELTEAVALGEVVVAEGSNVERLNATQMGKEEINVKEGKKITALFGEVDVIKLLQLKPGVQSGVEGAAGIYVRGGGADQNHFLLDEASIYNPSHLLGLFSTFNADITKNLTLYKAGFPAQFGGKLSSVINVKTREGNRKKWQISGGLGVTSARLAVEGPLKKNKGAFVVAGRSSYVSLLTSALNEANRENPDWFDIPNYSFYDVNAKWNYDITTQDRIFFSAYMGRDAFSFKRDQIDFNLGWGNIASTLRWNRIVSSKLFVNTSFTFSDYVYAINSRLAEVNVRIGSGIRDFNLKTDMTWLPSNQHEVRLGANAIYHRFSVGQFDAKNQAGLNLRAGALFHAGEFAVYGSDDWKINNRISALIGLRVSGFYNNKAFYPNIEPRLAINYKIHQRVALKASYARMSQYLHLVSTSGATLPTSTWYPSSAKVKPQISDLVAASVSVALGKDFFINIEGYYKWLHHQIDFRDGAKLFVNNNLENEFLFGRGYSYGGEIYLEKKNGNLRGWIGYTLSWTWRVFDQINGGQPYHPQQDRRHDLSAVITWDIPWTKPKFPLTLSASWVYGTGTPVSLPTKRYIQMDITATNLFQFIPIYEKRGGFQMPAYHRLDLGLVLELFPLKRKRFQSDLTLSIYNAYDRRNAFFMYIDAVYEDGGSGANNTQIPEKFQAKMVSLFPIIPSITWNFKW; translated from the coding sequence GTGAAATTTATCCCTATAGTATTTTCTTTCTTTTTGATATTAATTGCGAATGCAGCATTAGGGCAAGCAAAAAACTATACGATTAGTGGTGTGGTTACCTCTTCTGAAAGTGGTGAAGTATTAATTGGTGCGAATATTTATGTAGTTAGTAAGACTTGGGGGACTATTACAAATGAGTATGGCTTTTATTCTTTGACCATTCCAAAACAACGAGATACCTTTTTTTTGGTCGTTTCTTATATTGGTTACCAAACCATAAAGGAGCCTATCTTTTTGAATGATAATACTACAAAAAATATAGAACTAACGGAGGCAGTCGCTCTAGGTGAAGTCGTAGTGGCAGAAGGATCTAATGTAGAGCGATTAAATGCTACGCAAATGGGCAAGGAGGAGATAAATGTGAAAGAGGGAAAAAAAATCACTGCCTTGTTTGGAGAAGTTGATGTTATTAAATTGTTGCAACTAAAACCTGGTGTACAATCAGGAGTTGAAGGCGCAGCTGGAATATATGTTAGAGGAGGAGGGGCAGATCAAAATCATTTTTTATTAGATGAGGCTTCGATTTATAACCCAAGCCATTTGCTAGGTTTGTTTAGTACATTTAATGCTGACATTACTAAGAATTTGACCTTATACAAAGCAGGATTCCCTGCACAATTTGGAGGAAAACTATCCTCAGTTATAAATGTAAAAACTAGAGAAGGCAATCGCAAGAAATGGCAAATTTCAGGAGGGTTAGGTGTAACATCGGCTCGATTGGCAGTAGAAGGTCCTTTAAAGAAAAATAAGGGGGCTTTTGTTGTGGCTGGACGGAGTTCTTATGTAAGCTTACTGACTTCTGCTTTAAACGAAGCAAATAGAGAAAATCCCGATTGGTTTGATATTCCTAATTATTCCTTTTACGATGTCAATGCAAAATGGAACTATGATATCACGACTCAAGATCGCATTTTCTTTAGCGCTTATATGGGGCGAGACGCTTTTTCTTTCAAAAGAGATCAAATTGATTTTAACTTAGGATGGGGAAATATTGCTAGTACACTGCGTTGGAATAGAATTGTTTCTTCCAAACTATTTGTAAACACCTCTTTCACTTTTTCAGATTATGTTTATGCTATAAATAGTAGGTTGGCAGAGGTTAATGTACGAATAGGTTCGGGAATTCGAGATTTTAATCTTAAAACGGATATGACATGGCTGCCGAGCAACCAACACGAAGTTCGATTAGGAGCCAATGCGATTTATCATAGATTTTCAGTAGGTCAATTTGATGCTAAAAATCAAGCGGGGTTAAATTTAAGAGCAGGGGCACTATTTCATGCAGGGGAATTTGCAGTATATGGGTCTGATGATTGGAAGATTAACAATCGTATAAGTGCCTTAATTGGTTTGCGTGTAAGTGGTTTTTATAATAACAAGGCATTCTACCCAAACATAGAACCTCGACTCGCTATTAACTATAAAATTCACCAACGAGTTGCCTTAAAAGCATCGTATGCTCGAATGAGCCAGTACTTGCATTTAGTATCTACTTCAGGAGCGACATTACCTACAAGCACTTGGTATCCTTCTAGTGCAAAGGTGAAACCACAGATTTCAGATTTGGTAGCAGCTAGTGTTTCAGTCGCATTGGGAAAGGATTTCTTTATTAACATAGAAGGGTATTACAAGTGGTTACATCATCAAATTGATTTTAGAGATGGGGCAAAGTTGTTTGTGAATAATAATTTAGAAAATGAGTTTTTATTTGGAAGGGGATATAGCTATGGTGGAGAAATTTATTTGGAGAAGAAAAATGGAAACTTAAGAGGTTGGATTGGGTATACATTGTCTTGGACTTGGAGGGTGTTTGATCAAATTAATGGGGGGCAGCCTTACCATCCTCAACAAGATCGGAGACACGATTTGTCAGCTGTAATAACTTGGGATATTCCATGGACAAAACCTAAATTTCCATTAACATTAAGTGCATCTTGGGTTTATGGTACAGGTACTCCTGTTTCACTTCCTACCAAACGTTATATTCAAATGGATATAACGGCGACCAATTTATTCCAATTTATACCGATTTATGAAAAACGAGGTGGGTTCCAAATGCCAGCATATCACCGCTTGGATTTGGGGTTGGTATTAGAACTATTTCCCTTAAAAAGAAAGCGTTTTCAAAGTGATTTGACTTTGAGTATTTACAATGCATACGATCGAAGAAATGCTTTTTTTATGTATATAGATGCTGTTTATGAGGACGGTGGTTCAGGGGCAAACAATACACAGATTCCAGAAAAGTTTCAAGCTAAAATGGTTTCGTTATTTCCAATTATTCCAAGCATTACTTGGAATTTTAAATGGTAA
- a CDS encoding transcriptional regulator, translating into MIENLNKVFESRVRLGIMSILMVNEWVEFKALKDLLKVTDGNLASHLSALEKKELLVVNKEFVGKKPRTTYNATKEGKTLFNKHLAALEVLINKEK; encoded by the coding sequence ATGATAGAAAATCTAAATAAAGTATTTGAAAGTCGTGTAAGATTAGGCATTATGTCTATTCTAATGGTCAACGAGTGGGTAGAATTCAAAGCTTTGAAGGATTTACTCAAAGTAACGGATGGAAATTTGGCTTCTCACCTCTCTGCATTGGAAAAAAAAGAATTATTAGTAGTGAATAAAGAATTTGTTGGTAAAAAACCACGAACTACTTACAATGCCACCAAAGAAGGTAAAACCCTATTTAACAAACACTTGGCTGCTCTTGAAGTTTTAATCAATAAAGAAAAATAA
- the ggt gene encoding gamma-glutamyltransferase codes for MPSTSCFYYVILLFVGAIFSACQESKPQSNQPIFDITKQVIEDSSMVVSAHPLATAAGIEILKKGGNAIDAMVAVHFALAVTYPRAGNIGGGGFMIYRDKNGNTNTLDFREKAPSSAHRDMYLDSTGQIIDSLSLTGPLASGVPGSVEGMYAAHQKYGKLPWSTLLQPAIDLADNGIPVSQREADAFNEHMALFKKFNLHQNAFVKDANWKKGETLLQKDLANVLKRIQTKGRAGFYEGETADLLVQEMGKNKGIITHEDLKNYNAVWRTPIQFEYQGYNIISMPPPSSGGVCLAELFNMVEPFPMSEWGFQSAKSIHLFTEAARRAYADRTEHLGDIDFYPVPVDVLSSQAYADKRMQDYVDTMATPSDSIRHGNPYPNESEQTTHYCVVDAEGNAISVTTTINSNFGSKVIVEGAGFFMNNEMDDFSAKPGVPNQFGLLGNEANAIAPHKRMLSSMTPTIVEKDGQFFMAVGSPGGSKIITTVFQVVTNVIDYQMPLKDAVHQPRFHFQWYPDLLYHEEGAFSEQLLDELKALGHTPQSRAPIGQVEAILRLPNGQLEGVADIRGDDDAQGF; via the coding sequence ATGCCATCCACTTCTTGTTTTTACTATGTTATTTTGCTTTTTGTTGGCGCTATTTTCAGTGCTTGCCAAGAGTCAAAACCACAAAGCAATCAACCTATTTTCGACATTACCAAACAAGTAATCGAAGATTCTTCAATGGTCGTATCTGCTCATCCCTTGGCGACAGCAGCAGGAATTGAAATACTAAAAAAAGGAGGAAATGCGATTGATGCCATGGTGGCTGTTCACTTTGCTTTGGCCGTAACCTATCCACGTGCAGGTAATATTGGTGGTGGTGGTTTTATGATTTATAGAGATAAGAATGGCAATACAAACACATTAGACTTTAGAGAAAAAGCGCCTAGTTCTGCCCATAGAGATATGTACTTAGATAGTACTGGTCAAATTATTGATTCCTTGAGTTTAACAGGACCTTTAGCATCTGGTGTTCCTGGCTCTGTTGAGGGGATGTACGCTGCTCATCAAAAATATGGCAAATTGCCTTGGAGCACATTGTTACAACCTGCCATTGATTTAGCCGACAATGGCATTCCTGTCAGTCAAAGAGAAGCGGATGCATTCAACGAACATATGGCATTGTTTAAGAAGTTTAATTTGCATCAGAATGCCTTTGTTAAAGATGCCAATTGGAAAAAGGGAGAAACGCTGCTTCAAAAAGACTTAGCCAATGTTCTAAAACGCATCCAAACAAAAGGTCGAGCAGGTTTCTATGAAGGGGAAACAGCTGATTTATTGGTTCAAGAAATGGGCAAAAATAAAGGGATTATTACTCATGAAGATCTAAAAAACTATAATGCAGTATGGAGAACACCCATCCAGTTTGAATACCAAGGATATAATATCATTTCGATGCCTCCTCCTTCTAGTGGTGGTGTCTGCTTGGCAGAATTGTTTAACATGGTAGAACCCTTCCCGATGTCTGAATGGGGATTTCAATCTGCTAAAAGTATTCACTTATTCACAGAAGCCGCTCGTCGAGCTTATGCAGACCGTACCGAACATCTTGGAGACATAGATTTTTATCCTGTTCCTGTGGATGTATTAAGTAGTCAGGCTTATGCCGATAAACGCATGCAAGATTATGTGGATACTATGGCAACTCCTAGCGATAGCATAAGACATGGGAACCCTTACCCCAACGAAAGTGAGCAAACAACGCATTATTGTGTCGTTGATGCCGAAGGCAATGCTATTTCTGTTACCACAACTATTAATTCTAACTTTGGAAGCAAGGTTATTGTAGAAGGAGCAGGCTTTTTTATGAACAATGAGATGGACGACTTTAGTGCCAAGCCAGGTGTACCCAATCAGTTTGGTTTGTTGGGAAATGAAGCGAATGCCATTGCCCCCCACAAACGAATGCTTAGCTCTATGACCCCAACGATTGTAGAAAAAGACGGGCAATTTTTCATGGCTGTTGGCAGTCCTGGGGGATCTAAAATTATTACAACTGTCTTTCAAGTTGTCACAAATGTTATTGATTATCAAATGCCCTTGAAAGACGCTGTCCATCAACCTCGTTTTCATTTCCAGTGGTATCCTGACTTACTTTACCATGAAGAAGGAGCCTTTTCAGAACAATTGTTGGACGAATTAAAAGCGTTGGGGCATACGCCTCAAAGCAGGGCTCCCATCGGACAAGTGGAAGCTATTTTGCGATTGCCCAATGGGCAGCTAGAAGGTGTTGCAGACATTCGTGGGGATGATGATGCTCAAGGCTTTTAG
- a CDS encoding XrtN system VIT domain-containing protein, with amino-acid sequence METTIESTKHYYEKRDTHFFLGLGLIALCLSSYLFVSASPYNTYHVNFIIILNYSCVLLYFAFMTSSNYVQNRKFFQHTNRYQYICFLTLATISCLTLNLGINVFDKFSFWVDLYMIAMYGGLLAFCFRDQMPRQVRTVIFFTLGMGTALATYFTLYLLPLMPFGILLCFFFGVTLHLVVPLLVLINSIILFIRTEKNQADKTAYALGLGAPILISVLFTMQWHQTNQLIETTYTKQEHSNAYGLPAWVTLSQKLSDGFFTQRILKGEILYTTLYGDSWSFGRNTGTSFQDRKEHDPLIAIASYFSGRINLSRNDRIQILKFYSKNRHDTQRKLWSGKHLSTTQIKKKISLYPAYRLAYIEQTFTIKNNSSSSWRQEEALYTFTLPEGSVASSLSLWVNGIEQPSRLTTRGKADSAYVNIVGVERRDPALLHWQEGNQLTVTVFPCTSKEDRIFKIGITSPLVVDDSELVLAPITFEGPTAVFAEEEQQVDFPIQRNKTYQTHFNGSITCDKMPLSKEPFYFNHQNFNVREYQTQQRHFEPQHIYLDVNKSWSESEFTQVCNSFIGKPIFMFDNGVLIQVDAYSLDAFKNAQNNNFSLFPIELIEHPETALLVSKSTSKSPNLSDLKETHLGHTTMTYLEQKEAPIAFYNLSSTLSPYLQSLKEFYVFDYAQGSIQELRQLAKRHQFPLQITNSNQVVLHQANMLIQQKSTDNPTISKAPDHLMRLFSYHQILKKIGKGYFLSGYENQDLVNIASTAHIVSPISSMIVLETQEDYERFDIEANEEGLGNASNKNGLKNASNNSSGAVPEPHEWCFIILITLGILFVQVKRIRP; translated from the coding sequence ATGGAAACAACCATCGAATCAACCAAGCATTATTATGAAAAAAGAGATACCCACTTTTTTCTAGGACTAGGCTTAATTGCCTTGTGTCTGAGTAGTTATCTTTTTGTAAGTGCAAGCCCCTATAATACTTATCATGTGAATTTCATCATTATTCTCAATTATAGCTGTGTTCTATTGTACTTCGCCTTCATGACCAGCTCAAACTATGTTCAAAATCGAAAATTCTTCCAACACACCAACCGTTATCAATACATCTGTTTCTTAACGCTAGCGACGATTAGCTGCCTGACTTTAAATTTGGGAATTAATGTTTTTGATAAATTTTCATTTTGGGTCGATCTTTATATGATTGCAATGTATGGCGGACTGCTTGCCTTTTGTTTCAGAGACCAAATGCCCCGCCAAGTACGAACAGTTATCTTTTTCACCTTAGGAATGGGAACGGCTTTAGCTACTTATTTTACATTATACTTGCTTCCTCTAATGCCTTTTGGTATTCTACTTTGTTTTTTCTTTGGAGTAACGCTACACTTAGTCGTTCCTCTATTGGTACTCATCAACAGCATCATATTATTTATAAGAACAGAAAAAAATCAGGCTGACAAAACAGCTTATGCATTGGGCTTAGGTGCGCCAATCTTAATTTCCGTACTTTTCACCATGCAATGGCACCAAACCAATCAGTTGATTGAGACAACTTATACCAAACAAGAACATTCCAACGCCTATGGCTTGCCTGCTTGGGTGACACTCAGCCAAAAGCTATCAGATGGTTTCTTTACACAACGCATTCTTAAAGGAGAAATTCTATATACCACATTATATGGCGACAGTTGGAGTTTCGGGCGAAATACAGGCACTTCGTTTCAAGATCGCAAAGAGCATGATCCTCTAATTGCCATTGCCAGTTATTTTAGTGGTAGAATTAATCTTTCTAGAAACGATCGCATTCAAATTTTAAAATTTTATAGCAAAAACAGACACGATACGCAACGCAAGCTCTGGTCAGGAAAACATCTTTCGACTACTCAAATAAAGAAAAAAATTTCGCTCTATCCAGCCTATCGTTTAGCTTACATAGAGCAAACATTTACCATCAAAAATAATAGTTCCAGTTCTTGGCGTCAAGAAGAAGCCTTGTATACATTTACTTTGCCCGAAGGCTCTGTTGCCTCTTCTCTTTCGTTATGGGTCAATGGCATAGAACAACCCTCTCGGCTAACCACTAGAGGCAAAGCGGATAGTGCTTATGTCAATATTGTTGGTGTTGAAAGAAGAGATCCTGCGCTGTTGCATTGGCAAGAAGGCAACCAGTTGACGGTGACTGTTTTTCCTTGTACCTCCAAAGAAGATCGGATTTTTAAGATTGGTATTACTAGCCCTTTAGTAGTAGACGATTCTGAATTGGTATTGGCTCCCATCACTTTTGAGGGACCTACTGCCGTATTTGCCGAAGAAGAGCAACAAGTGGACTTTCCGATACAAAGAAATAAAACGTACCAAACCCACTTCAATGGTTCTATCACTTGCGATAAAATGCCACTCAGTAAAGAACCTTTTTATTTCAATCACCAAAACTTTAACGTACGGGAATATCAAACCCAACAACGACATTTTGAGCCTCAGCACATCTACTTAGATGTCAACAAAAGTTGGTCGGAATCAGAATTCACACAAGTGTGCAATAGTTTTATCGGCAAGCCTATTTTTATGTTTGATAATGGTGTGTTAATACAAGTTGATGCCTATAGTTTGGATGCTTTTAAAAATGCTCAAAACAACAATTTTAGTTTGTTTCCTATCGAATTGATTGAGCATCCTGAAACAGCGCTATTGGTGAGCAAATCTACTTCAAAGTCGCCCAATTTAAGCGATTTAAAAGAGACCCATTTGGGGCATACAACGATGACTTATTTAGAACAAAAAGAAGCTCCTATTGCCTTTTACAATCTCTCTTCTACCTTATCTCCCTATTTGCAAAGTCTAAAAGAGTTTTATGTATTTGACTATGCGCAAGGTTCGATTCAAGAACTGAGACAATTGGCAAAACGACATCAATTTCCTCTGCAAATTACCAATTCAAATCAAGTTGTTCTACATCAAGCCAATATGCTGATACAACAAAAAAGCACTGACAATCCAACTATTTCTAAAGCACCAGATCATTTAATGCGTTTATTTTCTTACCACCAAATTCTCAAAAAAATTGGCAAAGGTTATTTTTTGAGTGGCTACGAAAACCAAGATTTGGTCAATATTGCTAGTACGGCACATATTGTTTCGCCTATTTCAAGTATGATTGTTTTAGAAACTCAAGAAGACTATGAGCGATTTGATATTGAAGCAAACGAAGAAGGATTGGGCAACGCCTCTAACAAAAATGGGCTTAAAAATGCTTCTAACAACAGTTCTGGTGCGGTTCCTGAACCACATGAATGGTGCTTTATCATCTTGATTACGCTTGGTATTCTATTCGTTCAAGTCAAAAGAATTCGCCCTTAA
- a CDS encoding enoyl-CoA hydratase-related protein produces MIYTKAQTKGIHQQTFAYLNVIEQNHVLNITLNRPKQKNALNEVLTRELAYAISYAQHDNNIWVVTLGAEGNIFCAGADLKTFMGHKDVDSGSTIPDTGQEIILGDLFDNLHKPCIAKVGHPVYAGGFLLLAGCTHVVATTSSTFTLSEVKRGIWPFQVMASLLKIMPERKVLDWCMTGGSWSARYAFEAGLVTMLVEDGDLEESVDALVTQICQNSPSAIRLGLKALQELKEVAPQKQHQFLHQRLMEVIQTKDAQEGISAFREKRLPNWSGE; encoded by the coding sequence ATGATTTACACCAAAGCACAAACAAAAGGTATTCATCAACAAACATTTGCCTATCTCAATGTAATAGAACAAAACCATGTCTTGAATATCACCTTAAATCGTCCCAAACAGAAAAATGCACTTAACGAAGTCCTTACAAGAGAGTTAGCTTATGCTATTTCATACGCACAACATGATAACAATATTTGGGTCGTAACGCTCGGTGCAGAAGGCAATATTTTTTGCGCAGGCGCTGATTTAAAAACTTTTATGGGGCACAAAGATGTTGATTCTGGCTCCACTATCCCTGATACAGGGCAAGAAATTATCTTAGGAGATTTATTTGATAATTTGCACAAACCTTGTATTGCTAAAGTTGGTCATCCTGTCTATGCAGGCGGCTTCTTGTTATTAGCAGGCTGTACGCACGTTGTGGCTACTACCTCTAGCACATTTACTTTATCAGAGGTTAAGCGAGGAATTTGGCCCTTTCAAGTAATGGCAAGTTTATTAAAAATCATGCCCGAGCGAAAGGTTTTGGATTGGTGTATGACAGGAGGCAGCTGGTCTGCACGATATGCTTTTGAAGCGGGATTGGTAACCATGCTAGTTGAAGATGGCGATTTAGAAGAAAGTGTGGATGCTTTAGTGACTCAAATTTGTCAAAACTCACCTTCTGCCATTCGCCTTGGATTAAAAGCCCTTCAAGAATTAAAAGAAGTAGCACCTCAAAAACAGCATCAATTTCTACACCAACGCTTGATGGAAGTGATCCAAACTAAAGATGCTCAAGAAGGTATAAGTGCATTTCGAGAAAAGCGTCTCCCCAACTGGTCTGGTGAATAG
- a CDS encoding DUF4249 domain-containing protein produces the protein MKRISYICWVLIVFSACQKLENTIDIELETSDNSLVVECYLEAGKPYQLMLTETKSYFDITNICPFVRHALVVITQNGIKDTLVEAPYSGSGCSSIMPYWNTDSTRFFNYGSNTRCPSSANTEFVLEVWDTLNDRYVKASATALPAVPIKTFKAEFNKDSVAYCLLTCEDDLNTFNYYRMTLHKFSLSKKDPNALFNHVATNPYFDQVLYDQALFANGEIGHASNYDFYRTDTAIGTIYHISKAYYDYLETTRAAQSANLNPFVEPSKIATNIQNGYGIFTYLAYDRDTLYIPW, from the coding sequence ATGAAAAGAATAAGTTATATCTGTTGGGTGTTAATCGTTTTCTCCGCTTGTCAAAAATTGGAGAATACCATTGATATAGAGTTGGAGACATCTGATAACAGTCTAGTTGTGGAATGTTATTTAGAAGCTGGAAAACCTTATCAACTGATGTTAACAGAGACAAAAAGCTATTTTGATATTACCAATATTTGCCCTTTTGTACGACATGCACTAGTTGTTATTACGCAAAATGGGATTAAAGATACGTTGGTAGAGGCACCTTATAGTGGCAGTGGATGTAGCAGTATCATGCCCTATTGGAATACTGATTCTACTCGGTTTTTTAACTATGGTTCCAACACACGGTGTCCCTCTAGTGCTAATACAGAGTTTGTCCTAGAAGTTTGGGATACTTTGAATGATCGGTATGTTAAAGCCTCTGCAACAGCCTTACCTGCTGTGCCAATCAAAACTTTTAAAGCAGAGTTCAATAAAGATTCAGTTGCTTATTGTCTTTTGACTTGTGAGGACGATTTAAATACCTTCAATTATTATAGAATGACTTTACACAAGTTTTCTTTATCCAAAAAAGATCCCAATGCGTTGTTTAATCATGTTGCAACCAATCCCTATTTTGATCAAGTTTTGTATGATCAGGCGTTATTTGCTAATGGAGAGATTGGTCATGCTAGTAATTATGATTTTTATAGAACAGATACAGCTATAGGAACTATATACCACATATCTAAAGCTTATTATGATTATTTAGAAACAACAAGAGCAGCACAATCTGCAAACTTAAATCCTTTTGTAGAGCCATCTAAAATTGCTACTAATATACAGAATGGCTATGGAATTTTTACGTACTTGGCATATGATAGAGATACACTTTACATACCTTGGTAA
- the msrB gene encoding peptide-methionine (R)-S-oxide reductase MsrB — protein MNRLLFGASILIAIIALISCQSKTKAVPTKVEQNATRSMLTDSSGIGKIEKTEEEWKAILTSEEYRILREKGTERAFSGKYWDHKEKGMYHCAACNLPLFDSHTKFKSGTGWPSYYQPVASENVTEYRDNSYGMVRTEVTCGRCDGHLGHVFDDGPDPTGLRYCINSAALNFEKTGK, from the coding sequence ATGAATCGATTATTGTTTGGTGCAAGTATCTTAATCGCTATTATAGCCTTGATATCTTGTCAATCTAAAACCAAAGCTGTTCCTACCAAAGTCGAACAAAATGCGACAAGAAGTATGCTGACTGATAGTAGTGGGATTGGAAAAATAGAAAAAACGGAAGAAGAATGGAAAGCTATCTTAACTTCAGAAGAATATCGAATTTTAAGAGAAAAAGGGACAGAACGTGCCTTTTCTGGAAAATATTGGGATCACAAAGAGAAAGGAATGTACCACTGTGCAGCTTGCAACTTGCCTTTATTTGATTCGCATACCAAATTTAAATCAGGAACAGGCTGGCCTAGCTATTATCAACCTGTCGCTAGTGAAAATGTAACAGAATATAGAGACAATAGTTATGGAATGGTTCGGACAGAGGTTACCTGTGGTCGTTGTGATGGTCATTTAGGGCATGTCTTTGACGATGGTCCAGATCCAACAGGTTTGCGTTATTGTATTAATTCCGCTGCTCTGAATTTTGAGAAAACAGGAAAGTAG
- the xrtN gene encoding exosortase N: MLNSKNKLIGSFLVLTLLIGIPVWQDYLHGNFLFYFTLLLGPYILYVQQKEVASTRYAWASILCGMGHLILGINILYLSAALFFVLFIIEWQYGKLNALSIYWIFILSPLTIFLFGVFSFPIRLELSRIASGLLQFVQPNLTCQGNIIVLNGAEFSVDEACMGLKMVSYSYLVFLVFIAHFEKKYQVILSKPFVIMLLSVGTLLILFANLIRIITIILFQAMPDTILHEGIGLISWLAYVILPSFWLIRFSICYFGKNYIIQSPKQLPVKSVLLVSTTALVLLTLGSYQALTKDKTPPKATIPIQLKGFEKRIAKDGVVQLRNEVALIYIKPSCAPYRADHAPNICWKGSGYSFSKEQLRTIKNKTVLAAQLKKGEDILYTAWWYDNGLHQTTSQVEWRWNTLQGNGNYQLMNVTVESPELLDDYICLLMKQ; the protein is encoded by the coding sequence ATGCTAAACTCTAAAAACAAATTAATTGGAAGTTTCCTAGTACTGACCTTGCTTATTGGTATTCCTGTCTGGCAAGATTACCTGCATGGAAACTTCCTTTTTTATTTTACGCTTTTATTGGGTCCTTATATCCTTTATGTTCAACAAAAAGAAGTGGCTAGTACTCGCTATGCGTGGGCTAGTATTTTGTGTGGAATGGGGCATTTAATTTTAGGAATTAATATTTTATACCTGAGTGCTGCTTTGTTTTTTGTCCTATTTATAATTGAGTGGCAATATGGCAAATTGAATGCCCTATCTATTTATTGGATATTCATTTTATCTCCTTTAACCATTTTTTTGTTTGGTGTTTTTAGTTTTCCTATTCGGTTAGAATTGTCTAGGATAGCGAGTGGGTTACTGCAATTCGTACAACCCAATTTAACTTGTCAAGGCAATATCATTGTTTTAAATGGGGCAGAATTTTCTGTAGACGAAGCCTGTATGGGACTAAAAATGGTCAGTTACAGCTATCTAGTCTTTTTAGTATTCATTGCCCATTTTGAAAAAAAATACCAAGTCATCTTATCCAAACCCTTTGTAATAATGCTCTTGAGTGTAGGAACACTTCTAATTTTGTTTGCTAACCTTATTCGAATTATTACCATTATCCTATTTCAAGCAATGCCTGACACCATCCTACACGAAGGTATTGGTTTGATTAGCTGGCTGGCTTATGTCATCCTTCCTTCTTTTTGGTTGATTCGTTTTAGCATTTGCTATTTTGGAAAAAATTATATCATCCAAAGTCCTAAGCAACTTCCAGTAAAATCAGTCCTCTTGGTATCAACTACTGCTCTTGTTTTATTAACCTTGGGCAGTTATCAAGCACTTACAAAAGATAAAACACCTCCTAAAGCAACAATTCCTATTCAACTCAAAGGCTTTGAAAAACGTATTGCAAAAGATGGTGTGGTACAACTAAGGAACGAAGTAGCACTAATCTATATCAAACCCTCTTGCGCTCCGTATCGTGCCGACCATGCTCCCAATATCTGTTGGAAAGGCAGTGGCTATAGTTTTAGTAAAGAACAACTAAGAACAATAAAAAACAAAACGGTACTAGCCGCCCAATTAAAAAAAGGAGAAGATATACTTTATACCGCTTGGTGGTACGACAACGGTCTGCACCAAACAACTAGCCAAGTTGAATGGCGTTGGAATACACTGCAAGGCAACGGCAACTATCAATTGATGAATGTAACGGTAGAAAGTCCTGAGTTGTTAGATGATTATATCTGCTTATTGATGAAACAATAA